CAAGGTCGGGCAAATCGAAGCGGAAGGAGTTGTCGGGATTGCTGTTCTCGGGCAGGGTGACGGTGATGGACTGTTCGCGGCGGTCGCGGATGATGCCGAAGTTCACCTTGCCGCTGCGCTTGCGCATGGCGTTGCGCCAGTCGCCGCGGTCGCTGATGCGGTCCTTGTCCACGCGGATGATGACGTCGCCGGCCTTCAGTCCCGCCTTCTCCGCGGCGCTGCCCTTCTCGACGGAGCGCACCAGCACGCCCTCACCGTTCTGGACGCCGAAGTACTCACCGAGTTGCGGCGACAGGCTCTCGATGACGATGCCGGTATTGGAATAGCTGCGGACATTGACCTCGATGTTGGGGATGTCCATGGCCGGGACCGGCGGGGTGACCACCGGCGGCGCCAGAGCAACCGGCCCTCGGGGAGTCATCCACATCTTGTCTGCCATCTTCATCTTGCGGCGGTCGGCGAGAGTCGCTTTGAGGGACAGGGGCTGGCCGTCGCGGCTGACATCCAGGGTGATGGTGCGGCCGGGCAGCGTCTCCTTGATCATGCGCCGCAGTTGCTCGAC
The genomic region above belongs to Terriglobales bacterium and contains:
- a CDS encoding PDZ domain-containing protein, yielding MFRNLVRLALAAALVATTWAAAADRPLDDGYVWNAETGDGDATAGTAYLGVDLRDVTSDRLAALKLKEERGAEVTMVDQDAPAGKAGLKEHDVILGVNGQRVESVEQLRRMIKETLPGRTITLDVSRDGQPLSLKATLADRRKMKMADKMWMTPRGPVALAPPVVTPPVPAMDIPNIEVNVRSYSNTGIVIESLSPQLGEYFGVQNGEGVLVRSVEKGSAAEKAGLKAGDVIIRVDKDRISDRGDWRNAMRKRSGKVNFGIIRDRREQSITVTLPENSNPDNSFRFDLPDLDLEGLQQELNALRPEIARATAEAMQLAGAEMRRNMRDAQAHIHREMKKAQKDIEKSRKDMEKAQREAEKALEQSAK